From the genome of Paraburkholderia largidicola:
CGCGGAGGGCATCAGGACATCAGGATGAAGGCGGAGCCACGGCGTTCCACACAAGGCCCGAACTCGCATCGGCAGATATCGGCGAGTGTCGGCAACATGCGGCCGGCTCCGGCCGGCGGAAACATCCGCCGGAAAGGGCGGTATTGTAGCACTTCGGCACTAATACCCATGGCGCGCAAGCGGAGTTTCTGCTTGTCGCGCCCGCGCCGTCATCAATACGGCATATTTCAAGCGGGGACGGACCATAGCCGACGCGGGCAGCGTAGACGCCTGACGAGTCAATTCGGTGACAGCAAGCCGACCGCCGCCCCGCCCCACTTATGTCGCCCCGTTCACCACGTTTCGCGCATTACCATCAATCGCAATTCCGTCATGTCTTCGATCGCGTATCGGATGCCTTCGCGCCCGAGCCCCGAGTCCTTCACGCCGCCATACGGCATATTGTCGACGCGGAACGACGGCACATCGTTGATGACCACGCCGCCCACTTCGAGTTCATCCCAGGCCTGATGCGCGTGCGCGAGCGAATCCGTGAAAATGCCCGCCTGCAGGCCGAAGTCGCTGTCGTTGACGGTCGCGAGCGCAGTTTTGAAATCGTCGAACTTTTCGAGGATCGCCACGGGCCCGAACGCCTCCTTGCGATACAGGTCGGTGTCGCGACCGACGTTCTCCAGCAGCGTCGCCTCGAACATCGCGCCGTCCACCTTGCCGCCCGCGACGATCTTCGCGCCCGCCTTCACCGCGCTTTCCATCCAGCCCGCGAGCCGCCGCGACTCCGACTCGGAGATCATCGGCCCGACGAAAGTTTTCTCGTCCTTCGGATCGCCCATCTTCAGCGACTTCGTCTTCGCGATCAGCTTCTCGCGCAACGCGTCGTACAGCGACGCATGCGCGAGAATCCGCTGCACGCCGATGCAGCTTTGCCCCGACTGATAGAACGCGCCGAACGCGAGCCGGTCGACGACGTAATCGAGCTTGTCGCGCTGGTCGCCATCGACGATCGCGGCCGCGTTGCCGCCCAGCTCCAGAATCACCTTCTTCTTGCCCGCCTTCGCTTTCAGGTCCCAGCCGACGGCGGGTGAACCGGTGAACGACAGCAGCTTGAAGCGATCATCGGTGGTGAAGAGATCGGCGCCGTCACGATGCGCAGGCAGGACTGAGAACGCGCCTTTCGGCAGATCGGTTTCCGCGAGCACTTCGCCGATGATCAGCGCACCGATGGGCGTACGGCTCGCAGGCTTCAGCACGAACGGCACGCCCGCCGCCAGCGCCGGCGCGACCTTGTGCGCGGCCAGATTCAATGGAAAGTTAAATGGCGAGATGAAAGAGCATGGCCCGATGGGCACCCGCTTCACGTACGCGTGGTAGCCCTTCGCGCGGGGCGAGATTTCCAGATTGACGATCTCGCCGTCGATGCGCACCGACTCTTCCGCCGCCACCTTGAACGTGTCGATCAGGCGTGTGACCTCGCCGCGCGAATCGTTGATCGGCTTGCCTGCTTCGATGCAGAGCGCCATCGCCATTTCATCGAAGCGCTCGCGAAAGCGTTTCACGCAATGTTCGAGCACGGCCTGGCGCTTGAACGGCGGGAACGCGCGCATCGCCGGCATCGCTTCCGCGGCCGCGGCGATGGCTTGGTCGATCGCCTTCGCGTCGGCCATGGCAACGCGCGTCGCCACTTCGCCGCTGAACTTGTCGGTGACTTCCAGATCGGTGTTCGCGGCGACCGCAACGTTAGCGAGGTAGTACGGGTAACTCTTCTGCAACATGACTCGTTCTCCTTGATCGCAATCGGCTGACACAGCGAACATCAGCAGCAAACACCGCGTCGCGCGCCGGACAAGAAAGACAGCGCAACGCTCAAAGCTGCGCCGAAAGCCGCTTGATCTCGCGATTCAGCACGCGCTCGTTGTCGGAGTAATCGATCGGCACGTCGATCACATGCACGCCCGGTGTCGCGAAACACTCGCGCACGAGCGGCGCGAGTTCCGCCGCCGACGCGACGCGATGCCCATGCGCGCCATAGCTCTTCGCGTAGTCGACGAAATCGGGGTTCTGGAGCGTCATCCCGTAATCGGGGAAGTTCATGTTCTCCTGCTTCCAGCGGATCATGCCGAACGCGTCGTCGCGCACGATCAGCACGACGAGATCGAGCTTCATCCGCACCGCCGTCTCCAGTTCCTGCGAGTTCATCATGAAGCCGCCATCGCCGCACACGGCCATCACGTTGCGCTCGGGATGCACGATCTTGGTCGCGATCGCCGACGGCAGCCCCGCGCCCATCGACGCGAGCGCGTTGTCGAGCAGCAGCGAGTTCGGCTCGTGCGCGCGGTAGTAGCGCGCGAACCAGATCTTGTACATGCCGTTGTCGAGACAGATGATGCCATCCACCGGCATCGTCTCGTAGACGTCGTGGACGACGCGCACCGGGTACATCGGGAAGCGGTCATCGTGTTGACCCTTGGCCAGATGCGCTTCGAAATGCGCCTTGATCTCCTTGAAGCGCGCGAAGTCCCAATGCTCGCCCTTGCCTTGCAGGGCTTCTTTCATCTGCCAGACGGCGTTTGCGATATCGCCGACCACTTCGATCTGCGGGAAGTACACGGTGTCCACTTCGGCGCCGAGAAAATTGACGTGGATCACCGTCTTCTCGCCCGTATCGGCGCTGCGCATGAAGAACGGCGGCTTTTCGATCACATCATGGCCGACGTTGATGATGCAGTCCGCGTGATCGATCGCGCGATGCACGAAGTCGCCGTCCGACAGCGTCGCGTTGCCGAGCCACAGCGGATGCGATTCGTCGATCACGCCCTTGCCCATCTGCGTGGTGAAGAACGGAATGCCGATCTGGTCGACGAATTCGCGCAGCATCTTGCGCGTGGTCTTGCGGTTGCCGCCCGCGCCGATCATCAGCAACGGATGCTTCGCTTCGACGATCGCCTTCACCGCGTGCTCGACGGCCTTTTCCTCGGCGACGGGACGGCGGCTGTAGCTCTTCGGAATCGGCTTGCCGTCGCCCTCTTCGTGCGCGACGTCTTCGGGCAGTTCGAGGTGCGTGGCGCCCGGCCGCTCTTCCTCGGCCTGACGGAATGCCTCGCGCACCGACGCCGGAATATTGGCGACCGACACGATCTGCCGCGTGTACTTGGTCAGCGGCTCCATCATCCGCACCACGTCGACGATCTGGAAATGGCCCTGCTTGCTCGACTTGATCGGCTTCTGGCCTGTGACCATCAGCATCGGCATGCCGCCGAGCTGTGCATACGCGGCGGCCGTCACGAAGTTGGTGGCGCCGGGGCCGAGCGTCGCGAGACATACGCCCGTGCGTCCCGTCAGGCGGCCGTAGGTCGCGGCCATGAAGCCCGCCGCCTGCTCATGGCGGGTGAGCACGAGTTTGATTCTGGAGCGGCGCAGCGATTCGAGGAGATCGAGATTTTCTTCGCCAGGAATGCCGAACACGTACTCGACGCCTTCAGCCTCCAGCGATTTGACGAACAGATCCGATGCTTTCATGGGAAGTCTCGCTTGACGAACGAACGCAGACCGGGCCGCTACAACGCAGATGACGCAGGCAACGGCACGCGGACAAGGATGATCGAAGACGATGACAGCCGCGCCGATGCATCGAGACGGGGCGCGGCCTGTGCGTGGCACACAGCTTACTACCGGAGGCGAAAACGCGTCGTTTCACGCGCATGCGGTCAGGATGCGCCGCGAACTAATAAAAAGGTGCGAGAGAACGGAACGGCAAGAAGAATCAGCGGACGATGGTCACGCAGTCGGACAACAACGGCGGCGCGTCCTCGCCGAGCATCGCGTCGTAGAGCGTGGCCTGCGGGCCCTTCGTCCACCACGTGTAGCTGCCTGCCTGATACTTCGCACCGGAGCCGGACATCACATTGACGAACAGCATCTGCCGGCCTTTCACCGGCAGCACCGCGAAGCTCTGACCGTTGGTTGCGTTCAGATAGGTGACCTGCAGGATGCGGCCTGTCGCGCAGGTGTACTTCTGCGTCACGCGATGCGACGTGCGGATGTCGGGCAACGGCAGCAACCCGGCGGCGCGGGCCACGCCCGACACAGCGACGAACGCCAGCACGCCCACTGATGCAACCCACCGTCTGCTCATCGAATGCCTCGCTTCCTGATGTCCTTTCGTTATGACTGCGCGCCCTTGCCGAAGGTTGCGACTCATGGATCGATCACGTCGGCGCAGGCGTCGGTCGGCGCGGCAGCCACGTGGCCGACCACGGGAACGATCTTCAGTCCCGCCGACGCGATGCGGCACGGCGCGGCGGCCAGCCCGCAACCGCTCAACGCCGTCATCAACCCGATCGCCGATGCGAGCAGCGCGATACGCCGCGCGACCGCGCTACCTGTCAGTCCAGCTTTCACGCACACTGCTCCTTGCCCGCTATACGTTCGATCCGCAACAGCCGCGACAGGCGAACCGCCACGCATGGTTATCTGGTCGACACCGGCTTGACGGCGGCAGCCGCCTGCTTGGCGCGTTGCAGCGCTTCGCCGATATCGTCGCCCGTCGCGAGCGCCACGCCCATGCGGCGCTTGACGAAGCTCTCGGGCTTGCCGAACAGGCGCAGATCCGCGCCCGGCACGGCGAGTGCCTGCGCGACGCCTTCGAACGCGATGCCCGTCTCGTCGAGCCCGCCGTAGATCACGGCCGACGCGCCCGGCGCGCGCAAGGTCGTATCGACGGGCAAGCCGAGAATCGCGCGCGCGTGCAACTCGAACTCGGAGAAACGCTGCGACGCGAGCGTCACGAGCCCGGTGTCATGCGGACGCGGGCTCACTTCCGAGAACCATACGTCATCGCCGCGCACGAAAAGTTCCACGCCGAACAGGCCCCGGCCGCCAAGCGCCGTCGTCACCTTGTCGGCGATCTCGCGCGAGCGTTCGAGCGCGCGCGGGCTCATCGGCTGCGGCTGCCACGATTCGACGTAGTCGCCTGCGACCTGCACGTGGCCGATCGGCTCGCAGAAATACGTGGCCGTCTGCTGCGTGGCGGATTCGATTGCGCGTACGGTCAACTGCGTGATCTCGTATTCGAAGTTGATGAAGCCTTCGACGATCACGCGCCCGTGATTCACGCGGCCGCCCGCCATCGCGTACTGCCATGCGGGCTCGACGTCGGCGTCGCTGCGCAGCACCGACTGCCCCTTGCCCGACGACGACATCACCGGCTTCACGACACACGGATAACCGACCTTCGCGATGCCCGCCTTCAGTTCGTCGATCGAATCGGCGAACGCGTACGGCGACGTGGGCAGGCCGAGTTCCTCGGCGGCGAGGCGGCGGATGCCTTCGCGGTTCATCGTCAGTTGCGTGGCGCGCGCCGTCGGGATCACTTCGGCGACGCCTTCCGTTTCGATCGCGGCAAGCGCATCGGTGGCGATGGCTTCGATTTCCGGCACGATCAGATGCGGACGCTCTTTCTCGACCAGCGCGCGCAGCGCCTTCGCGTCCGTCATGTCGATCACGTGCGAGCGGTGCGCAACCTGATGCCCCGGCGCGTTCGGATAACGGTCGACCGCGATCACTTCAACGCCAAGCCGTTGCAGCGCGATGATCACTTCCTTGCCCAGTTCGCCCGCGCCGAGCAGCATGACGCGCGTTGCCGAGGTCGAAAGCGGTGTGCCGATGCGTTGGCCGATCATCATGGAAGCTCCAGAGAATTTGTGACAAAAAGCGGATGGAATGAATGACTGCGGCGATGTTAACATGCGCGGCCCCTGCTGCTGCGCCTGCCGCGTGCCGATAACCCGTGTAGGGAGTGTGTCGCAGGCGACGTTGCCGGCCGCGCTTTCAGCCCGCCGGGGCGGCGTCCGGGCACGCCGGCGAAATCCCGCAAACGGACTGCAACCGCGGCGCGGACGGCGTCGTCGCGGCAAGCCCGCGTTGTGCCGATGCCGCCTATGTCTTTTGTCACCGGCGTTTGCGCTCGCATGCGGCAAGCGTAGTGCGATACCCTTACGCCTTCGCCAGTTTAGAGAGGAACGACGATATGCAGCCCACGTCCGCCACGCCACGCGACACACGCTCGAGCGCAACCCCTGGAGCATCGCCGAATGCACCTGACACGGCTGCGCACGTGTCGCTGCGCCGGCGCGCGGGTCATGCGCTGGCCGTCGTGTCGATGGCCGCGTCACTGGCCATGCTCGTCGCCGCCTGCTCGATGCCGAAACATGCCGACACGGAAGCCCCGCCGCCCGATCCATTCAACCCCGCGGCCACGCAACTGCTCGACAACACCGACTGGCAACTCAGCAGCTGGAAGCTCGCCTCGGGCAGCACGCGCGAGGTGCCGGGCGGCGCGAGCGGCGAACCCATCACGCTCGTGCTGTCGACGGAAACGGGCCTGCGGCGCGCCAGCGGCTTCTCCGGCTGCAACCGCTACACGGGCACGTACATGCTGAAGGACGGCAAGCTGAGCTTCGGGCCGCTCGCGGGCACGCGCATGGCATGCGCGACGCCGGGCGGCAAGATCGAAGGCGCGTATCTCGCCGCGCTTGCGCATGTCGAGCGCTCGGCCGTCGACATGCGCAAGCCGCAACAGCTTCAGTTGATGCTCGATAACGGCGACACGCTGGTGTTCGCGCGGCGCGGCCAATGACCGCACGGCCGGCGAACGTCAACCGTATAGAGACGCCGCACGCTGCGCGGCATTCGCTTGCGGATATGGCCCGCTTTGCCCAGTTAAACTCGACGGATCGCGCGCTCGCGCATCCGTCATTCGTTGATGTCTAGCATGCAAACGGTAGTTTTCGGCTGGTTCGGCGCCTCCGCCGTCTGGTTTCTTCCCCTGTTGTGGCGTCTCGTGAAGTCCGTGCTGCCGGGCGGCGCGGGCCTGCGTGGTCCCGGCACGATCCGGCTGTGGCTCGGCTTTGTCTGCGTGATGATCGCGAGCTGCACGCTGGAGGCGTCGCTCGTCAACGTGCAGGGGTTCGACGGCTTCGGGCATGCGCTGTCGACGGGTCTCACGCATCTGATGGGGCGCGTCGCGACGCCGCTGGTGATGCTCGGCCTCTTCGGGGTGTCGCTGCCGTGGCTCGTCGGTTTCAGGTGGCCGTCGGTGATCGCGTGGGCCAATGAGGCGTTTGGGCTCGGGCTGTCGCGCGGCGCGCGCGACGACGAACCGCGCAGCCACGCGTCGCGTGCCGCCGAGATAGCGCCGTCCCATAGCAGCGCGCCTATCAATACGATGGCGCCCAAAACCAATGGACGCTATGCGCGGCCGACCGTGTGGCGGCCGCCCTCGACGACGCGCGCTGCGGGTGCGGCGAGTGCCGCGAGTGCCGCAGTCGCGGCGGGCGAAGCGATGGGTATGCCGGGTGGTTCGATGGCGGGTGCTGGCGGAGTCGCGCGCAACACCGTTGGCGCGGCAATGGGCGGCGCGCCGGCAAGCGCCTCGTCCATCCACCGGGCGAGCGCACCCAAGCCGTGGACGCCCGCCGAGCCGGTCGCGCCTTCCGGCTGGCTCAACACCGATACGCCGCGCGCCCATTCGCGCGACACCTCGCCCGCGCTGATGGAAGCTGCCCGCGTTGCATCCACCCCACCGACTGTGTTCGGCAGCACGGCTGCCCTGCAGTCGTCGAAAGCGGCTGCGGCCAATGCTGGCGCACGCGGCCCGTCAGTGAATCCCGCCGTGGCATCGGCGCGCTCGGCGGCCTTGCGTGGGGTCGCATCCGCGCAGAGCCGTCAGACGGCATCGGTCGGCGCGGTAACACCCGTCGCGCCGACGCGGCGAGCCGTCGCACCATCCGGTTCGCCGGCCGTGCGCCGCGACACGCCGAATCTCAAGGTGCCCGCCTACACGCGCGCCAATCATTCGCCCGCCCAACCCGTCGCGCCGGCGTCGAGCGTGCAGGAAACCTTGCGCAGCATCGAGGAAAACGCCGCGCGCTGGACGACGCTCGCGGGCGCAAGTCTCGCCCGGCGCTCGGCGAGCGATCCGGCGAAGCTTGCCGATACGCGCGACATACCGGCTCCCGCAGATGGAATGAATGCACAGACGCCGTCCGCTAGTAGTCGGGCGGTCGAGACTTCTATGGGTTCCGCAGTCTCGGCAGGCGTGTCGGGCGCGGAGGCCGTCGCTGCCGTCGATCAGGCGGTGTCGGCGCTCGAAGCTGCTATTGCAACGCAGCCGACGCCCGCTGCGGGAAGCGTTGCGCCTTCGGCAGCAGCGAACGGAATCGAACGCAACGACGAAGTCGCTCAGCCGGTTGTGGTCGCGCCGCCCGTGATGTCTTCGGCGGATGAGCAATCGCCGGTCGCCGAGGCAGAGCCGCTGTTGCAAATGGCCACAGAAGAGCAAACACACTCGCCTGGCGCGCAGCCCGGGATTGCTCACGCCCCGCCGGCCGCGCTTGCTAACAACGTGACGACAAGCGCGACGGTTGTCGAAGCGCTCGCACAGGCTAGCGCCGCGCCGGAGATTGAATCGACTGTTGCGACGACTGTGTCCGAGCCAGTTGCAGCACAACCGCAAGCCGCTGCCGAACCGGTCGCGACAGAGACGCAAGAGATCGCGCAAAGCGTGGCGCCCGTTGCCCCGATTTCCGCGTCGTTCGAACCGTCCGCGATCATCGCAACGCCCGAACAACCGACGGCGCCTTCGCCCGACGCATCGACGCCCTCCGTCGACTCCGCGCCAGCCGATGCAATCGCAACCCCGGCACAACCCACGTCGACGCAGCACGACGAGCCGCGAGCCGTAGAAAGCGAGCCGGAATTGCCGGCGGAAATCGCCGTCCCTGAACAGCATCCGACTGTCGCTCATGCTGTCGAGTCTGCAGCCGAACCCAAAGCTCCCGTTGCTCCGCCAGCGGACATCGCATCGCCCGCAGTGGAAGAGCCCGCGCTCGCGGAACAGGTCGAAGCCGCCCCTACCCCGCTTGCGCCATGGGATGCGATCACGCAATCCGTGTCGCTCATGCGGGTGGCTTCCGCAACCGCTCCTTCGATACAAGAAGCGCATCACGCCTCGTTATCGAGCGCGCCTGCGTACGGCGACGCTGACACACCGTCCGAACCTGACGCTGTGTCGACCGCCTTCGACGATACGGAAGCCCCTTCGAACATCGTGCGCTTCCCAGGCCCGGCCCTCGTTGCGCAAACGCCTGAACAGACCTCGGCCGACGAGTTCGAACCAGACCTGACCCAGGACGAGCCCGCCGCCGCGCCCGAAGCACCGCAAGACGCGCAACAGGAGCCGCCTGCCGCTGCCCCGCCCCGCCCCGTCGTGCGCGGCCACAGCGGTCCCGCTTTCGAGTTCTACGCGCCCGCGGCCTCGCACATCGAACTGCCGACACTCGATCTGCTCGCGCCCGCCTCGTCCGACGTCGAGCCCGTCAGTGAAGAAAAACTCGCTGAAACGGGTGCGCTGATCGAACAGCGTCTGCAGGAATTCAAGGTGCCCGTGACGGTCGTCGGCGCATCGGCCGGCCCCGTCATCACGCGCTTCGAAGTCGAGCCGGCGCTCGGCGTGCGCGGCAGCCAGATCGTCGGGCTGATGAAGGATCTGTCGCGTGGGCTCGGTCTGACGTCGATCCGCGTCGTCGAGACGATTCCAGGCAAGACCTGCATGGGTCTCGAACTGCCGAATGCCAAGCGGCAAACGATCCGTCTTTCCGAGATTCTGGAGGCCAACGTCTATCAGAAGTCCACGTCGAATCTGACGCTGGCGATGGGCAAGGACATCACCGGCCACCCGGTCGTCACCGATCTCGCGAAAGCGCCGCATATGCTGGTCGCGGGTACGACGGGTTCGGGCAAGTCGGTGGCGATCAACGCGATGATCGTCTCGCTGCTGTACAAGGCGACGCCCGAAGACGTGCGCATGATCATGATCGATCCGAAGATGCTGGAGCTTTCCGTGTACGAAGGCATCCCGCATCTGCTCGCGCCTGTCGTGACGGACATGAAGCTCGCTGCCAACGCGCTCAACTGGTGTGTCGGCGAGATGGAAAAGCGCTACCGGCTGATGTCGGCCGTCGGCGTGCGCAATCTGCAAGGCTTCAACCAGAAGATCCGCGACGCCGCCGCGAAAGAGAAGAAGATCGGCAATCCGTTCTCGCTGACGCCCGATGCGCCCGAGCCGCTGTCGCCGCTGCCGCTGATCGTCGTCGTGATCGACGAGCTGGCCGACCTGATGATGGTCGCGGGCAAAAAGATCGAAGAACTGATCGCGCGTCTCGCGCAGAAAGCGCGCGCGGCGGGCATCCACCTGATTCTCGCGACCCAGCGTCCTTCCGTCGACGTGATCACCGGTCTCATCAAGGCGAACATCCCGACGCGCGTCGCGTTCCAGGTGTCGTCGAAGATCGACTCGCGCACGATTCTCGACCAGATGGGTGCCGAGTCGCTGCTCGGCCAGGGCGACATGCTGTTCCTGCCGCCCGGTACCGGCTACCCGCAGCGCGTGCACGGCGCGTTCGTCGCCGACGAGGAAGTGCACCGGATCGTCGAGCATCTGAAGCAGTTCGGCGAGCCGGAATACATCGAAGGGATTCTCGACGGCCCCGCGACGGATGGCGGCGCCACCCAGGACCTGTTCGGCGAAACGCCGGATGCGGAAGCCGACCCGCTTTACGACGAAGCCGTCGCGTTCGTCGTGCGCACCCGGCGCGCGTCGATCTCGGCGGTGCAGCGGCAGTTGCGCATCGGCTATAACCGCGCGGCGCGGCTCGTCGAGCAGATGGAGACGGCGGGCCTCGTGTCGGCGATGGGCATCAACGGCAGCCGCGAAGTGCTCGCGCCGGGGCCGGCGGAGTAAGCCGCTTTCGGACTTGAAGGAACGCCGCTGCGGGAACAGAAGAAATCGTCGAACGCAGCGGCGACATTCGCCTCTTCACACCACCGTCATCACGACGGCGATACCCACTTGAAGTCGACGGGCGATCCGATATCGATGCGCTTCGGGTTCGCTTCGAGCAGCCCGCTTTGCGGATCGCGGCGGAACACATACGCCGTATCGCTGTTCTGATTGCCGACGATCAGCCATTGCCCCGTCGGATCGATTGAGAATTCTCGCGGCGATTTGCCAAGACTCGACTGACGGCCGACTTCCCGGATATGACCGTTGCCGGGATCGACCGCATAGATGACGATCTCGTTCGCATCGCCGCGATTGCTGGCGTACAGAAAGCGTCCGTCCGGCGACAGATGGATCGCGGCCGCGCCCACCTGCCCCTTGAAGCCGGGCTTCGACATCGGCACGACCTGCAGTTGCGTGAGCTTGCCGTCGTCGTAGTGAAATGCGGTGACAGTCGCCGTCAGTTCGCTCGTCAGGTACGCGTATTTGCCGTCCGTGCTGAACACCAGATGACGCGGGCCCGAGCCGGGCTTCACGTCGGTATAGCGCTTGTCCGTCGGGCCGAACAGGCCGCGGCTGCCGTCGGGTGTGTAGCGGTATGCATAGAGCTTGTCGGTGCCGAGATCCTGCGCGAACAGATACTTGCCGTCCGGCGAGAACACAGTCGAGTGCACGTGCGCGTTGTCCTGGCGTCCCTTCACGGGGCCGCCGCCTTCATGATGCACCGTCAGCACCGACGCGCCGACCTGGCCGTCCGCCTGCAACGGAAACACCGCGAAGCTGCCGCCCGGGTTCGCGGCGACCGAGTAGTTGGCCGTCGTCAGATATTTGCCGTCCGGCGAGATGCTCAGATAGCACGGATCGTTGCCGTCCGACGACACGCGGTTCAGGAACGTTAATTGCCCGCTCTTCGCATCGAAACCGAACGCGCTGATGCCGCCGCGCTGCTCGGCGGGGCCGTTGTCGCCGGGCTGCTCGTTGACGGAATAGACGTAGCGGCCGTCACGCGACGCGATCACGTACGACGGATTGTCGGTCTTCGCGGACGACACCTGCGTCGCGTCGCCCGACTTCGTGTCGAAGCGATAAACGTAGATGCCTTCGCTCTTCGGGCCGGTGTAGGTGCCGACGATCAGATCGTAGACGCCATCGGCGGGTGCGGTGGTCGTGCCTTGTGCGAAGGCCTGCGTAGCGGCAAGCGATACCATCAGTGTCAAACCTCTTATGATCGAACGGGCGGACAGGCGCAAATTCGCGCGCAAACTGAAAGACTGTGGCACGGCACACGCTAAGGCTCGTGTACGACGCTGCATGACGACCTCCTGGCGAGACGGGTTATTCGGTTCGTGTGTGTCGCTGGTCTGCCGCGCGGCTCGATCGGAGCGTGCCGTTGTCGTAACGGATGCATGACGATTGCGGCCTGCGCGCTGCGCGCCCTCGTGGCCCTCGTGGCCCTCGTGGTCCGGTTACCGCCGCTGATCGTCGATGTCGTATTTGGGGCAAGTATAAGAGCGTTGCCCGCGCTCGCACAGTCAGATGCGCGAACGCAGGCTATCCGACAGGTTGTCTCTTTCCGTCGTCAATTCGAACAAAAGGAGTCGCCATGAACATCCATCTCACGCTCGGCCCGCTCGTCGCGCTGATCGCCGGCATTCTCATCCTGATCGTGCCGCGCCTGCTCAACTTCATCGTCGCGCTTTATCTGATCATCATTGGGCTGATCGGGCTGTTC
Proteins encoded in this window:
- a CDS encoding DNA translocase FtsK translates to MQTVVFGWFGASAVWFLPLLWRLVKSVLPGGAGLRGPGTIRLWLGFVCVMIASCTLEASLVNVQGFDGFGHALSTGLTHLMGRVATPLVMLGLFGVSLPWLVGFRWPSVIAWANEAFGLGLSRGARDDEPRSHASRAAEIAPSHSSAPINTMAPKTNGRYARPTVWRPPSTTRAAGAASAASAAVAAGEAMGMPGGSMAGAGGVARNTVGAAMGGAPASASSIHRASAPKPWTPAEPVAPSGWLNTDTPRAHSRDTSPALMEAARVASTPPTVFGSTAALQSSKAAAANAGARGPSVNPAVASARSAALRGVASAQSRQTASVGAVTPVAPTRRAVAPSGSPAVRRDTPNLKVPAYTRANHSPAQPVAPASSVQETLRSIEENAARWTTLAGASLARRSASDPAKLADTRDIPAPADGMNAQTPSASSRAVETSMGSAVSAGVSGAEAVAAVDQAVSALEAAIATQPTPAAGSVAPSAAANGIERNDEVAQPVVVAPPVMSSADEQSPVAEAEPLLQMATEEQTHSPGAQPGIAHAPPAALANNVTTSATVVEALAQASAAPEIESTVATTVSEPVAAQPQAAAEPVATETQEIAQSVAPVAPISASFEPSAIIATPEQPTAPSPDASTPSVDSAPADAIATPAQPTSTQHDEPRAVESEPELPAEIAVPEQHPTVAHAVESAAEPKAPVAPPADIASPAVEEPALAEQVEAAPTPLAPWDAITQSVSLMRVASATAPSIQEAHHASLSSAPAYGDADTPSEPDAVSTAFDDTEAPSNIVRFPGPALVAQTPEQTSADEFEPDLTQDEPAAAPEAPQDAQQEPPAAAPPRPVVRGHSGPAFEFYAPAASHIELPTLDLLAPASSDVEPVSEEKLAETGALIEQRLQEFKVPVTVVGASAGPVITRFEVEPALGVRGSQIVGLMKDLSRGLGLTSIRVVETIPGKTCMGLELPNAKRQTIRLSEILEANVYQKSTSNLTLAMGKDITGHPVVTDLAKAPHMLVAGTTGSGKSVAINAMIVSLLYKATPEDVRMIMIDPKMLELSVYEGIPHLLAPVVTDMKLAANALNWCVGEMEKRYRLMSAVGVRNLQGFNQKIRDAAAKEKKIGNPFSLTPDAPEPLSPLPLIVVVIDELADLMMVAGKKIEELIARLAQKARAAGIHLILATQRPSVDVITGLIKANIPTRVAFQVSSKIDSRTILDQMGAESLLGQGDMLFLPPGTGYPQRVHGAFVADEEVHRIVEHLKQFGEPEYIEGILDGPATDGGATQDLFGETPDAEADPLYDEAVAFVVRTRRASISAVQRQLRIGYNRAARLVEQMETAGLVSAMGINGSREVLAPGPAE
- a CDS encoding lactonase family protein; translation: MVSLAATQAFAQGTTTAPADGVYDLIVGTYTGPKSEGIYVYRFDTKSGDATQVSSAKTDNPSYVIASRDGRYVYSVNEQPGDNGPAEQRGGISAFGFDAKSGQLTFLNRVSSDGNDPCYLSISPDGKYLTTANYSVAANPGGSFAVFPLQADGQVGASVLTVHHEGGGPVKGRQDNAHVHSTVFSPDGKYLFAQDLGTDKLYAYRYTPDGSRGLFGPTDKRYTDVKPGSGPRHLVFSTDGKYAYLTSELTATVTAFHYDDGKLTQLQVVPMSKPGFKGQVGAAAIHLSPDGRFLYASNRGDANEIVIYAVDPGNGHIREVGRQSSLGKSPREFSIDPTGQWLIVGNQNSDTAYVFRRDPQSGLLEANPKRIDIGSPVDFKWVSPS
- a CDS encoding DUF3096 domain-containing protein; this translates as MNIHLTLGPLVALIAGILILIVPRLLNFIVALYLIIIGLIGLFGVGGTAHF